A single region of the Paraburkholderia megapolitana genome encodes:
- a CDS encoding aspartyl protease family protein has protein sequence MLIEGTASSKGFVGRFLIASDPQAQVATIQVTDAGPANFAFGVSSSHAWVRGVDGVVRDADFDGYRAGIVSDAYWLGGGLLNRCWPAKIDLLRTDRINGTAVDVLQVLPLGGKTTTAWVSHATHLPLRWSRRDEPDVATTTYSDYRRVGKRLVPFKQSMVDRDSNRWDLKDIRIQSGVDPAIVAVKARKPDAAVNDYGIDGGETTTIPMSSREKPHVDVFINGKGPFSFLFDTGSALTLSKTTAQAAGLELVGEGHDTGFAGIAITTRFARIKDLRLGAAHVRDQYATVFDDASGGVGAQTAGLIGYEVLARFTTTFDFPRRTVTLSLTPDRTVLDDSHALPLMLDHTVPVIAAEIDGVADHLWLDTGANTALVVNRAFMNAHPGAAPKRLYDVNGSLGGVGGSGATRFGRIPRLSIGSNTFADVIAMFPGFDRGLNTDSEFAADMGTPLLKSSVLTFDYASHRIWLTSQDAPVGPEIPVYNRAGFGIEYAQGDVATVSYVREGSPAAEVGLQQGDRVIEIDGKPVSAQAVSLVKAQFGTFDNALIKLAVLRDGKVLDFSVRPRDYIQ, from the coding sequence ATGCTGATCGAAGGGACGGCGAGTTCAAAGGGTTTCGTCGGTAGGTTTCTGATCGCTAGCGATCCGCAAGCGCAAGTGGCGACGATCCAGGTAACGGATGCCGGACCTGCGAATTTCGCCTTTGGCGTGTCGAGCTCTCATGCGTGGGTCAGGGGCGTGGATGGAGTTGTCAGAGATGCGGACTTCGATGGCTATCGGGCGGGTATTGTCAGCGACGCGTATTGGCTAGGCGGCGGTCTATTGAATAGATGCTGGCCGGCGAAAATCGACTTGCTTAGAACCGATCGGATAAACGGTACGGCGGTCGACGTCCTTCAGGTATTACCGTTGGGCGGCAAGACGACAACCGCCTGGGTTTCTCACGCGACGCATTTACCTCTGCGCTGGTCGCGCAGAGATGAACCCGATGTGGCGACAACGACATACTCCGACTACCGTCGTGTCGGTAAGCGACTCGTGCCATTCAAGCAAAGCATGGTGGATCGCGACAGCAATCGATGGGATCTCAAGGACATCCGGATACAGTCGGGAGTCGATCCGGCGATCGTCGCAGTCAAAGCACGCAAACCCGATGCAGCTGTGAATGACTATGGCATCGATGGGGGAGAAACCACGACGATCCCGATGAGTTCGAGGGAAAAACCTCACGTCGATGTTTTCATCAATGGGAAAGGTCCGTTCAGTTTTCTGTTCGATACGGGGAGCGCGCTCACGCTATCGAAGACCACGGCGCAAGCCGCAGGTCTTGAGCTGGTCGGAGAAGGACACGACACAGGGTTTGCCGGAATCGCGATCACGACACGCTTCGCAAGAATCAAGGATTTGCGTTTAGGTGCGGCGCATGTGCGGGATCAATACGCCACCGTCTTCGACGACGCCTCAGGCGGGGTCGGCGCGCAGACTGCCGGGTTGATCGGCTACGAAGTGCTTGCGCGCTTTACTACGACTTTCGATTTTCCCCGGCGTACCGTCACGCTCTCTCTGACGCCGGATCGCACGGTACTCGACGATTCGCACGCGTTGCCTTTAATGCTCGACCACACCGTGCCGGTGATAGCGGCTGAGATCGATGGCGTGGCAGATCATCTGTGGCTCGACACCGGGGCCAATACTGCACTCGTCGTCAATCGGGCGTTCATGAATGCCCATCCCGGTGCTGCGCCAAAGCGGCTCTATGACGTCAACGGTTCGTTAGGCGGCGTGGGCGGAAGCGGAGCAACCAGGTTCGGACGCATTCCCCGCCTGAGCATCGGGTCGAACACTTTCGCCGATGTCATCGCGATGTTCCCGGGCTTCGACCGTGGGCTAAATACAGATTCGGAATTTGCCGCTGATATGGGTACGCCCCTGCTTAAGTCGAGCGTTTTGACGTTCGATTACGCTTCACATCGTATCTGGCTCACGAGTCAGGATGCGCCGGTCGGTCCGGAGATTCCGGTCTATAACAGAGCGGGCTTCGGTATCGAATATGCGCAAGGCGATGTTGCAACAGTGAGCTACGTCAGGGAAGGTTCCCCGGCCGCCGAGGTGGGCTTGCAGCAAGGCGATCGTGTGATAGAGATCGATGGGAAACCCGTCTCTGCGCAAGCGGTCTCGCTCGTTAAAGCGCAATTCGGAACCTTCGATAACGCGCTCATAAAGCTCGCCGTCCTTCGGGATGGCAAGGTGCTGGATTTCAGTGTTCGGCCGCGTGACTATATTCAGTGA
- a CDS encoding LysR family transcriptional regulator: protein MNSDEADQTEAFLAVVESGSFSAAGRKLGRDGSVISRRIAALEARLGIRLLERSTRRVAPTEAGIRFRARVHEAMDMMRAAEDEARAMAASPTGLLRVSLPLAFGRRWISPRLPEFLARYPALRVEATYTDRYVDLIAEGFDAAVRLGEMKDSRLIGRRIAATRRLICAAPSYLDQRPALNEAEDLLRHDCICFTRLTTHPVWHLQRNGKNRAVRISGRLETDDVEAVVHAALAGMGVIMATDWLVARELADGRLIPVLTDWTVGGEAAVSVVRASVQHEPAKSRAFVDWMVEIFAAVPWQEAVR, encoded by the coding sequence ATGAACAGCGACGAAGCGGACCAGACCGAGGCGTTCCTTGCCGTGGTGGAATCGGGAAGTTTTTCGGCGGCGGGACGCAAGCTGGGTCGCGATGGGTCGGTGATCTCCCGGCGAATCGCTGCCCTCGAAGCACGTCTTGGTATCCGCCTGCTGGAACGTTCGACGCGCCGTGTAGCACCGACTGAAGCGGGCATCCGTTTTCGCGCCCGGGTCCATGAGGCGATGGACATGATGCGTGCCGCTGAAGACGAAGCGAGAGCCATGGCCGCATCGCCGACCGGTTTGTTGCGCGTGAGCCTCCCTTTGGCCTTCGGGCGCAGGTGGATTTCGCCACGGTTGCCTGAATTCCTCGCGCGATATCCGGCGCTTCGTGTCGAGGCAACCTACACCGACAGGTACGTCGACCTCATCGCCGAGGGCTTCGATGCAGCGGTCCGGCTCGGTGAGATGAAAGACAGCAGGTTGATCGGCCGTCGCATTGCGGCGACGCGCCGACTGATCTGCGCAGCGCCTTCCTATCTCGACCAACGACCCGCGCTGAACGAAGCAGAAGATCTGCTACGTCACGACTGCATTTGCTTCACGCGACTGACTACCCACCCTGTCTGGCACCTGCAACGCAACGGCAAGAACCGCGCTGTGCGAATCTCGGGACGCCTCGAGACCGACGATGTCGAGGCTGTCGTTCACGCAGCGCTTGCCGGTATGGGCGTCATCATGGCGACCGACTGGCTCGTTGCGCGCGAACTCGCCGACGGCCGGCTCATCCCCGTGTTGACGGACTGGACGGTGGGCGGAGAAGCCGCCGTGAGTGTCGTGCGCGCTTCCGTTCAGCATGAGCCTGCCAAGAGTCGCGCGTTCGTGGATTGGATGGTAGAGATCTTTGCAGCCGTGCCGTGGCAAGAAGCGGTGCGATGA
- a CDS encoding zinc-dependent alcohol dehydrogenase family protein — MRAFNLTDHSLASIKRVDMPTPSPAPDEVLIRLHAASLNYLDLMVAWGRLGSRSAPFIPGTDGAGEIVEVGDRVKGWAVGDRVVPGLLVDWAAGPLTSAVATRMRGVTMPGSLADYAVVPATSLVPIPDQLTFAEAATLPIAATTAWNAIVTGRVRPGSTVVLLGTGGVSLFALQFAKAAGARVIITSSSDEKLKRARALGADLTINYQSTPAWDDAVLAATDGIGADLIVETVGATTFARSLNAAAIAGTIFVVGFVSGMDLSIPILPINLKTLRIVGSNTGSTANLADAARAIATTGIKPVVDRVFGFEAAVDGYRFLESAAHFGKVVIDLDA, encoded by the coding sequence ATGCGCGCCTTCAACCTGACCGACCATTCGCTGGCTTCCATAAAGCGTGTCGATATGCCGACACCGAGCCCGGCGCCTGACGAAGTGCTAATCCGTTTGCACGCCGCGAGCCTGAACTATCTCGACCTGATGGTTGCGTGGGGGCGATTGGGGAGTCGAAGCGCGCCGTTTATTCCCGGCACTGACGGCGCGGGTGAGATCGTCGAGGTCGGCGATCGGGTGAAGGGTTGGGCCGTTGGCGACAGGGTGGTCCCCGGGTTGCTGGTCGACTGGGCTGCGGGACCGCTGACATCCGCGGTAGCGACGCGCATGCGTGGCGTCACGATGCCGGGATCGCTGGCCGACTACGCAGTGGTTCCTGCCACGTCTCTGGTGCCGATTCCCGATCAGCTCACTTTTGCAGAAGCCGCAACGCTTCCGATTGCTGCAACAACAGCCTGGAATGCGATCGTCACGGGGCGGGTTCGTCCGGGGTCGACGGTCGTGTTGCTTGGCACCGGTGGGGTGAGCCTGTTTGCGTTGCAATTTGCCAAGGCGGCGGGCGCGCGCGTCATCATCACATCCTCGTCGGATGAGAAACTCAAGCGTGCCCGTGCGCTGGGTGCAGATCTGACGATCAACTATCAGTCGACGCCGGCCTGGGACGACGCTGTGCTCGCGGCAACAGATGGGATCGGTGCCGACCTGATCGTCGAGACGGTCGGCGCGACCACGTTTGCGCGGTCTCTGAACGCGGCGGCTATCGCTGGAACGATTTTTGTCGTGGGTTTTGTCAGTGGCATGGATCTGTCAATTCCAATCCTGCCGATCAATCTCAAGACGTTGAGGATTGTCGGTAGCAATACGGGATCAACGGCGAATCTTGCGGATGCAGCACGGGCAATTGCGACGACGGGGATTAAGCCTGTCGTTGATCGTGTGTTTGGGTTTGAGGCTGCAGTCGACGGTTATCGGTTTCTGGAGAGTGCAGCGCATTTTGGGAAGGTCGTTATCGATCTGGATGCGTGA
- a CDS encoding DMT family transporter: MGGPKAALDLLLLLALSTLWGASYTFIKIGVATIPPLTLIAARTLIAGSVLLLWMRVQRIPMPSDPAVWRRFLVQALLNSVVPFTLIAWAERSVDAGLATILNSASPVLAFLATWLVTGHEHLTPRKLFGVVAGLAGICLVVGVNAFEGLGRQLVPQLAIVMATVCYAAAAIYGRSFKGLPSAVPAAGSLIVGAILLVPLSLTVDRPWTLHPSLQSLSALVALALFSTAIAFVIYFRLVQTLGSVGTTAQAYLRVPIGVAISIVFLGESLSASAWLGLGCVVAGVAAMTIPARTIEKRSAKGTVGN, from the coding sequence ATGGGTGGACCAAAAGCCGCCCTTGACCTGCTTCTTCTGCTAGCGCTATCGACACTGTGGGGTGCTTCCTACACCTTCATCAAAATCGGTGTCGCCACTATTCCTCCGCTTACGCTCATTGCTGCGAGAACGCTGATCGCCGGCTCGGTGCTCCTGCTCTGGATGAGGGTGCAGCGTATTCCGATGCCCAGCGATCCCGCAGTGTGGCGTCGCTTCCTCGTGCAGGCGCTGTTGAACAGTGTGGTTCCTTTCACGCTGATCGCGTGGGCGGAGCGTTCGGTTGACGCGGGCCTGGCGACGATCCTCAATTCCGCTTCACCGGTCCTTGCCTTTCTCGCAACGTGGCTTGTCACCGGCCATGAACATCTAACGCCTCGCAAACTGTTTGGAGTCGTCGCGGGGCTTGCCGGTATATGCCTGGTCGTTGGCGTCAATGCTTTCGAAGGGTTGGGGCGGCAGCTTGTTCCTCAATTGGCGATTGTCATGGCCACGGTCTGCTATGCGGCGGCGGCAATTTATGGGCGATCTTTCAAAGGACTTCCGTCAGCCGTTCCTGCTGCAGGTTCGCTGATTGTCGGTGCGATCTTGCTTGTTCCGCTCAGTCTGACGGTCGATCGTCCGTGGACGCTTCATCCGTCATTGCAATCACTCAGCGCACTTGTAGCGCTCGCGCTCTTTTCGACGGCTATCGCGTTCGTCATTTATTTTCGATTGGTGCAAACGCTGGGGTCGGTTGGTACAACGGCGCAAGCCTACTTGCGGGTGCCCATTGGAGTCGCGATAAGCATCGTATTTCTCGGAGAGTCGCTGTCTGCGTCGGCGTGGCTGGGGCTGGGATGCGTTGTTGCAGGTGTAGCGGCGATGACGATTCCGGCACGCACAATCGAGAAACGAAGCGCAAAGGGGACTGTGGGGAATTAG
- a CDS encoding tetratricopeptide repeat protein yields MNKIEATQHYLRNRSLRSAHPTRRQPRSVPLYIALAFLFAMGFPRTLLAVPIDIDQLWNWNSPAQSEERFRSALAGADANQAFILQTQIARTYGLRGHSAQARQILDDLKPKLAHVSPEARVRYHLERGRTFASAVSTEGGPSPEMQREARNEYSEAFRLASEQHLDDLAVDALHMMAFVDKAPADQLRWDDRALAIAMNSSDPKAQKWEASLRNNIGGALNDLGRSTEALEQFRIALALRTRAGGAESTRQAWCSVGWTLRLLGRNNEALAIQQQLLTEYDAIGTTNPDVLDELREIYHAMGDEQKAAVYASRLQAYQATHPDSSP; encoded by the coding sequence ATGAACAAGATCGAAGCGACGCAACACTACCTTAGAAATCGTTCTCTTCGATCAGCCCATCCGACAAGGCGACAACCCAGGTCCGTGCCGCTCTATATCGCGCTCGCATTTCTCTTTGCGATGGGTTTTCCGCGAACGCTCCTGGCCGTTCCAATAGACATCGATCAGCTTTGGAACTGGAATTCGCCGGCGCAAAGTGAGGAACGCTTCCGCTCCGCGCTCGCAGGTGCCGATGCTAACCAGGCATTCATTCTCCAGACTCAAATCGCACGAACCTATGGTTTGCGTGGTCATTCAGCCCAGGCGCGTCAGATTCTCGACGATCTCAAACCCAAACTCGCTCACGTCTCACCGGAAGCACGCGTACGCTACCACCTGGAACGTGGCCGCACGTTTGCCTCGGCTGTCTCGACTGAGGGAGGACCGTCGCCGGAGATGCAGCGCGAAGCGCGAAATGAATATAGTGAGGCGTTTCGTCTGGCTAGCGAACAGCATCTAGACGACCTGGCCGTGGACGCACTTCACATGATGGCCTTCGTCGATAAGGCCCCTGCGGATCAATTGCGATGGGATGATCGAGCGCTCGCAATCGCCATGAATTCTTCTGATCCCAAGGCGCAAAAGTGGGAGGCATCCCTACGCAATAATATTGGAGGCGCACTTAACGATCTCGGTCGTTCCACGGAAGCGCTCGAGCAATTCCGCATTGCGCTTGCGCTCCGTACACGCGCCGGGGGCGCAGAGAGCACACGTCAAGCATGGTGCTCCGTGGGTTGGACGCTACGTCTTTTGGGAAGAAACAACGAAGCGCTGGCGATTCAGCAACAGTTGCTTACTGAATACGACGCTATCGGAACAACAAACCCGGATGTCCTGGATGAGCTTAGGGAAATTTATCACGCGATGGGCGACGAACAGAAAGCCGCCGTGTACGCGAGCCGTTTGCAAGCGTACCAGGCGACCCATCCCGATTCAAGTCCATGA
- a CDS encoding nucleotidyltransferase domain-containing protein yields MTNSELIDTLAEDLRLTYGCHTAILYGSRARDDWDAASDIDVIAFRDAGDQQRVASRWNGVFLDLFVHSTNDTVEPGWIRINGGRVLFQADGFGDKVLRETKALFDAGPEEVPAAELLVRKVWAEKMLERAAKGDVEGNYRRHWLLCTLLEDYFAARGEWYLGPKRSFRALSETAGEHFGLFEAALKPDASLAAVRAVIDVTFKGV; encoded by the coding sequence ATGACTAACAGCGAGTTGATAGACACACTAGCCGAAGACCTTCGTTTGACGTACGGCTGCCACACAGCAATTCTCTATGGCTCGCGCGCACGTGACGACTGGGATGCTGCGAGCGACATCGACGTCATTGCCTTCCGGGATGCCGGCGATCAGCAACGCGTAGCCTCACGGTGGAACGGCGTGTTTCTCGATCTGTTCGTACATTCGACGAACGATACAGTAGAACCGGGATGGATCAGGATCAACGGCGGGCGGGTGCTCTTTCAGGCGGATGGGTTTGGTGACAAAGTGCTTCGTGAAACAAAGGCGCTTTTCGACGCGGGGCCCGAGGAAGTGCCTGCGGCGGAACTGCTCGTGCGAAAAGTCTGGGCGGAAAAGATGCTTGAGAGAGCGGCCAAAGGGGACGTAGAGGGGAACTATCGTCGTCACTGGCTTCTGTGCACCTTGCTTGAAGATTACTTTGCTGCTCGCGGTGAGTGGTACCTGGGTCCGAAGCGGAGTTTTCGGGCGCTAAGCGAGACTGCGGGAGAGCATTTCGGTTTGTTTGAGGCTGCACTGAAGCCTGATGCTTCGCTTGCTGCTGTTAGAGCGGTGATTGATGTGACCTTCAAGGGCGTATAG
- a CDS encoding alpha/beta fold hydrolase: protein MLCASVTLFIGISAHATGNVTDAPVSRSTSTPQSATVPANSHVFKTSDGVRLWYREAGQPNGTPVVFLHGGPGEGSQTFARYAGPELEPHLRMIYLDQRGSGRSQRPKNSSAYSINRMVQDIEELRLQLGVQRIDIIGHSFGTILGLEYAARYPEHVSRVVLAAAANDMPALMDSQCKRLESSDPVAYTRAVKAVAGVTFPRCDPFEAYQDQREQIYIDRNMFPDIRVARMVEDTDSADGLGNSGESFQALLNKGLTRYRFVKFARISMPVLIIAGELDFQTPVEVQRALARNLQQAALLIYPGSGHFMFVEQPTRFGRDVSNFLAEQ, encoded by the coding sequence ATGCTTTGCGCTTCGGTGACGCTTTTTATCGGAATCAGTGCGCACGCTACGGGCAACGTCACCGATGCCCCGGTGTCTCGCTCAACCAGTACACCTCAATCGGCCACGGTCCCTGCGAATAGCCACGTGTTCAAGACAAGTGACGGCGTACGTCTCTGGTACCGCGAAGCGGGGCAACCCAATGGGACGCCGGTTGTCTTTCTTCACGGAGGACCGGGAGAGGGAAGCCAGACGTTCGCACGATATGCTGGTCCTGAGTTAGAGCCGCACCTTCGAATGATCTATCTCGATCAACGCGGTAGTGGCCGATCACAACGTCCAAAAAATTCGAGTGCGTACTCCATCAATCGAATGGTGCAGGACATTGAGGAGCTGCGGCTACAACTAGGAGTGCAGCGCATCGACATCATCGGTCATTCGTTCGGCACGATTCTCGGGCTGGAATACGCCGCCAGATATCCAGAACACGTATCACGGGTTGTTCTTGCAGCAGCAGCGAACGACATGCCCGCGCTCATGGACAGTCAATGCAAGCGATTAGAAAGTTCGGATCCGGTCGCCTATACGCGCGCGGTCAAGGCCGTTGCTGGCGTTACGTTTCCGCGCTGCGATCCCTTCGAGGCTTACCAGGACCAGCGCGAACAGATCTACATAGATCGCAATATGTTCCCGGATATACGAGTCGCACGGATGGTTGAAGATACAGACTCGGCCGACGGACTTGGCAATTCCGGTGAGAGCTTTCAAGCGTTGCTCAACAAAGGCCTTACGCGCTACCGTTTTGTGAAGTTCGCGAGAATTAGCATGCCGGTACTGATCATCGCCGGAGAACTTGATTTTCAAACTCCAGTTGAAGTGCAACGTGCGCTTGCGCGAAATCTGCAACAAGCGGCGCTGTTGATCTATCCGGGTAGTGGTCACTTTATGTTTGTCGAGCAGCCCACCCGTTTTGGTCGCGACGTTAGCAATTTTCTTGCAGAGCAGTAG
- a CDS encoding 4-hydroxybenzoate 3-monooxygenase, which translates to MEANREETSVVIIGAGVSGLTLATFLQNAGVNCVVLERRDRATIEVRQRAGVVEARGVRMFERWRLADKLLGGPVAQTIDYRVNGVGRIFETSGDDGSEGRFCTQQMLVGNLLQEHIDLGDGDVRFAVADVAIYNERDCRPSVSYSDSTGPHEILCDYIVGCDGDRGVSRASIPDGVLSKFSHEFGYAWLAALVEAPVTGQPIMGVSDHGFVAQLPRGPSRSRYYLQCPLSDGPGDWPDERLWNEIRLRRCDSTIQNAVVHDKDFVPLRSVVYAPMQYRNLFLAGDAAHLVPPTGAKGMNLALFDVDVLAQALTGAVRHHDTTGLERYSDTVLPHIWKYQEFSVWMTETMHDAGDATQHGTFRQMIARARLDTLFDSSTAGRLHSEYQRGDI; encoded by the coding sequence ATGGAAGCAAATCGCGAGGAAACCTCGGTTGTCATCATTGGCGCTGGCGTGTCGGGTCTGACGCTGGCGACCTTCCTCCAGAATGCGGGGGTGAATTGCGTGGTACTGGAGCGGCGCGATCGTGCAACCATCGAAGTACGTCAACGCGCCGGTGTCGTTGAAGCGCGCGGCGTGCGCATGTTTGAGCGGTGGCGGTTGGCCGATAAGCTTCTAGGCGGCCCTGTCGCGCAGACCATTGATTACCGCGTGAATGGCGTAGGCCGCATCTTTGAAACATCAGGAGACGACGGCAGTGAAGGTCGGTTTTGCACACAGCAGATGCTGGTCGGCAACCTGTTGCAGGAACACATTGACCTGGGTGACGGCGACGTCCGCTTCGCGGTTGCGGACGTTGCAATCTACAACGAACGGGACTGTCGACCGAGCGTCAGCTATTCCGATTCGACCGGTCCGCACGAAATTCTTTGCGACTACATCGTAGGGTGTGACGGCGATCGCGGTGTTAGCCGGGCCTCGATTCCCGATGGTGTTCTCAGCAAGTTTAGTCACGAGTTTGGCTATGCTTGGTTGGCTGCCCTGGTCGAGGCTCCAGTAACCGGACAACCGATCATGGGCGTAAGCGATCACGGTTTCGTCGCGCAACTGCCTCGCGGCCCCAGTAGAAGCCGGTACTACCTCCAGTGCCCACTCAGCGATGGCCCCGGGGACTGGCCCGATGAACGACTCTGGAATGAAATCCGGCTGCGACGGTGCGACAGCACGATCCAGAATGCCGTGGTGCATGACAAGGACTTCGTCCCCCTGCGCTCCGTGGTCTATGCGCCTATGCAATACCGGAATCTTTTCCTGGCTGGCGATGCCGCACACCTTGTGCCACCTACCGGTGCGAAGGGAATGAATCTCGCCCTGTTCGATGTTGATGTCCTCGCCCAAGCGTTGACAGGCGCGGTGCGACATCACGACACGACCGGGCTGGAGCGTTATTCCGATACCGTTCTGCCGCACATCTGGAAGTATCAGGAATTCAGTGTCTGGATGACGGAAACGATGCACGATGCTGGCGATGCGACGCAGCACGGAACGTTTCGCCAGATGATCGCCCGTGCGCGTCTTGATACGTTGTTCGATTCATCGACGGCGGGTCGACTGCATAGTGAGTATCAACGTGGAGATATTTGA
- a CDS encoding TetR/AcrR family transcriptional regulator, whose amino-acid sequence MKQKIDISLKKQAKQGRSIATVAAIAEAATYILRREGPGGFTANKVCDRAGVNIASFYQYFPNKQALLFYVAQTAWERQLAKLSPILQQSGSDHPSKLREFIREFFRIEAAEADLRQALKTAAIDLKQTKEFKALIAEGAALTKAFIKDALEIADTEDLDFDVNFIVLLVTSFAERTTDERTSAVKLVRQADLLCNMLITYFGIRAGPQTLPE is encoded by the coding sequence GTGAAGCAAAAGATAGATATCTCATTGAAAAAGCAGGCGAAACAGGGGCGGTCTATCGCGACGGTCGCCGCCATTGCGGAGGCTGCCACTTACATTTTGCGTCGTGAGGGGCCCGGCGGCTTCACGGCCAATAAGGTCTGCGACAGGGCCGGTGTCAACATCGCCTCGTTCTATCAATACTTTCCGAACAAGCAGGCTTTGCTCTTTTATGTAGCCCAGACGGCCTGGGAAAGACAGCTTGCGAAGCTATCGCCAATCCTCCAGCAATCTGGCTCCGATCACCCGAGCAAGCTACGGGAATTTATTCGCGAGTTTTTCAGAATCGAGGCAGCGGAAGCGGACCTGCGTCAGGCATTGAAGACGGCAGCGATTGATCTCAAGCAGACGAAGGAGTTCAAGGCGCTGATTGCAGAGGGCGCAGCCCTGACAAAGGCGTTCATCAAAGACGCGCTTGAAATCGCAGATACGGAAGATCTCGACTTCGACGTCAACTTCATCGTTCTGCTGGTCACAAGCTTCGCTGAAAGAACCACGGACGAGCGAACCTCAGCGGTAAAACTTGTTCGTCAGGCCGATCTGCTCTGCAACATGCTCATCACTTACTTCGGAATTCGCGCAGGTCCGCAGACGCTGCCGGAGTGA
- a CDS encoding LysR family transcriptional regulator — MEVLNGMRLFVEVARTRNFRRAADALGMPNSTLSRQIAELEKAVGLRLLHRSTRKVELTEAGEVYFKRCQSIVEEALSAHEALRDVATKPGGTLRVSMPVDLATGYLAPILSDFARTYPLIDFEFDVTPRRIDLQTEPFDLAIRIGEPPAAPSMLVARPIGLLPRYLYASPGYLKGAPTLKHPDDLAYHVMCVGQGATKQPDGSRTLHRGDETVTVVTGTRFAMNSVGLARAFAKLGVGIAVLDDVLAREDVASGQLRRVLPQWCLAPVPVHAVTETRLLPARTRLFIDFLRARWEGVAGV, encoded by the coding sequence ATGGAAGTGCTCAACGGCATGCGCCTGTTCGTCGAAGTCGCGAGAACCCGGAATTTCCGCCGTGCGGCCGATGCGCTGGGGATGCCGAACTCGACGCTGTCGCGGCAGATCGCGGAACTCGAGAAAGCCGTTGGACTACGGCTTTTGCATCGCTCCACGCGCAAGGTGGAGCTCACCGAAGCTGGTGAGGTGTATTTCAAGCGCTGCCAGAGCATCGTCGAAGAAGCGCTCTCCGCGCACGAAGCGCTGCGCGATGTGGCGACGAAACCGGGCGGAACGTTGCGCGTTTCGATGCCGGTCGATCTTGCAACCGGCTATCTCGCGCCGATTCTCAGCGACTTCGCGCGGACCTATCCGTTGATCGATTTCGAATTCGACGTGACGCCGCGGCGTATCGATCTACAGACCGAGCCGTTCGATCTGGCGATCCGGATCGGCGAGCCGCCCGCTGCGCCGTCTATGCTCGTCGCGCGGCCTATCGGGTTGTTGCCGAGGTATCTCTATGCGTCGCCGGGTTATCTGAAGGGTGCGCCGACGCTCAAACATCCCGACGATCTGGCGTATCACGTGATGTGCGTCGGGCAAGGGGCGACGAAACAGCCGGATGGGTCGAGGACGCTGCATCGTGGCGATGAAACTGTGACGGTCGTGACCGGGACGCGTTTTGCAATGAATAGCGTTGGTTTGGCTCGTGCGTTTGCGAAGCTTGGTGTCGGCATCGCTGTGCTGGATGACGTGCTTGCTCGCGAGGACGTTGCGTCGGGACAGTTGCGGCGTGTGCTTCCGCAATGGTGCCTCGCGCCTGTGCCTGTGCATGCGGTTACTGAAACGCGGTTGTTGCCGGCTCGGACGCGGTTGTTTATTGATTTTTTGAGGGCACGGTGGGAGGGAGTGGCGGGTGTTTAG